DNA from Plasmodium yoelii strain 17X genome assembly, chromosome: 13:
AAAGAGGATGGAAATGGAACAGGGTTATTTGCATCTAACACTAATATTGGTAAATCAACAGAAACTACAAATCTGTTTTCTTTTAAATCTGAGAAAGATACAAATAACATATCCGGAATGAACACATTTTCTAGCACAAatgtaaatgaaaataaaaatgaaaataaaaataaagaatcaGATTTAACcataaattatgataatataataagccgaaaaagaagaaaagaTGTAGATGTAGATTATAAAGATGATATTCAAAATATGAATTTtgcaaatgaaaaaaatggcgaaaaaaatggcgaaaaaaatggcgaaaaaaatggcgaaaaaaatggcgaaaaaaatggcgaaaaaaatggtgaaaaaaatggcgaaaaaaataatatgtttttaaatgatgaaggtttatttttaaaaaaaagtaaaataggTAATGATCTAAATTATACTAAacacattttaaataaaatcaaatttGATAACATTCCTTCAAAAGATAAATTAAGTACATCATTTTCtgaaaatgaaaacaatataaataatacagATCAAGCtgatcaaaatatttttaatattaacatGTTAATATCTGACCAAAATACCAAAGAAAATACAtccaaaaataatattacaaCATCTACACTACTGAGCAATGAACCAAACTTGAATAAGCCCCAACAAAATGATGGCCAACATGACGATCAGCACGATGaacaaaattatgaacaagaATATCgacaaaattatgaacaagaTTATCGACAAAATTATCGGAAAaatgcaaataaaaaaaacaaaatagaaGAAGAGAACCAAATTGacttttatgaaaaaatgcgAATTAATGAATATCTTATGaacaataattataatagcgataaaaatgatgaaaataataaaaatcataattttgaaaaaaaaaatataaatgttattgataaaaaaagtatGAACAGAATCAAATCATACAATAAacatatttcatttgatTCCATAGATATCGATTTGGATCGAGATGTTATAGATATTAATGAATTAAGACaagatttatttttatgtgccttaaattttcatttacATTATTGGGCAGAAAaagttatattattttatccttataatgaaaaaattaataaatattgtactgcaataattaaaataaaaaataaatttgacgaaacatataattttaatttatttgaagATATTCATCATATATCaagaaaattattaaaacgATTAGACAAAAATTCTTGTATATATGAAagtgttttatttttatcaggagataatattcaaatattaaaaaatgcaaagcTTTCTCTTTTTGatgtttttaatatatatcatttttggattaaaaaaaataattcaaatttaaaaaaaaattttcaaGATTTTCTTTatactaataaaatatatccttcttatttaaattattatatgagcctttataaaaattcaaaatctttaaataaaaaattgaatgATTTAAAAGAAACCCGaactaaaattattaaacCCTTAACACCgcaaaataaattaacagATAATGAACAAACTCAAAAACATTCTAAACcctttttctctttttatgaaaaattttctaaatttgCTTATCCTAAacaaaatacaaaaaatgatttaCATATTTCAAATAATTCTGAATCAGATCATAATTCTTCTTCACAAAACGAACATAACAATTCTCTTACTGACAACCAAGACTCAGAATCTTATTCATCAAATGATGCCCATACTCAAAATACTGAAAATACTCAAAATACTGAAAATACTGAAAATGACACTAATTCCGACTCTCAGGAAAATAgtcaaaatgatgaaaacgatgaaaatggtgaaaatgaCGAAAATGACGAAAACGATGAAAATTCGGAAAATCGAgtggagaaaaaaaaaaaaaaaaaaaaattccctgaaaataatttagcAGAAATTTTTAATTCGGATAGTAGTGATGGTTCAAAtgttttagaaaataattatgatgatGAACCatttaatatgaatattaatgagaaatatatatatttgccaaaagggaaaaaaagaaaaaaaaaattatttttaccacctcatattaaaataaaaaaacttaCTCCATGTGAATGCATACTATTAGAACTTATTTTAAAAGATAATGTGttaaatgtattaaaaaaatataaattatttaaaaaagaaaaatatgaatatttatatgtaaatcTGATCGCAATGCTAaaacattataattatttttctacAGATAAATATGAAGATACTAATGttgaaaatggaaataacAATCATTCAAATAACATtcttaataataatttaaaaaataaaaaacatcaTCAATATATGAACAATGTAGATAAAGGAAGTAACTTAAAACGAATTGCTAACTGTCTTGAAACAAATTGTAATAACAtcaaaaatgataaaataaatattttgaaaaaaatatgtgataaaaatttattatattatataaatttacaattaaaaaatattgcacACTTACTTAATTATAAAGAAATCGAAATCGCTTGCACATATTtgaatcatataaaaaacaatttatttgtaatttttcaaattccAATCTTATTATTTAATGTATTATATGATAAACTTATAAAATCTTACAATGATTTTAGTATTATggataattattttaataattctcttttatataaagattttagatatgaatatatattaaaaacaaaaattgcatatatgttattaaataaatttaatgaacaagatgatatagaaaattgtataaaatttgcaatatattttgataataatagaataaaagcacataaaaataatatatataacgattatatatttcataaaaatttaattaattctTATATTAACGTTCATGAAAATATTGTACCTTCTGAATGGATTCAAGctaaatatgcaaaaaatgGAGAATTAAATGACATGAACGATTCAGAATATTTAGattattattctttttttttcaaagatatatcaaaatatatcaagctaagtattattgataaaattattaattcaaatatatttagttTGCATAAAGAAAATTACACAATTTGTCAATCATCAGAAGATCGAGaagatacaaataaaaaatataaatcaaaTAATGGAACAAATGTAGgaaataattcaaaatttcctaataataataatactaacgaaaataatgaaactaGCCAAAATgatatcgaaaaaaaaaaaaataaatttgcaTGTTATTTTATGTACATGGTCAGGCGATCTATTATGGATGATgttgtaaatatttattcttCAAAAGgagaatatttttataaaaaattattgacAACATTAGTAAATAATAACTTTACAAAAGATTATGAAAAATCTCATAATAAACATTTTCATATGTTTATTCAAGTTgcaaacataaatatatttatgaaaaatgttttttttgaatatataaatttttttaaaaaaaaagaattatataatattgaaaaaataaaaaatgaagatgaaaTTATGGATAACTTAGTTAATGTTGTTAAGGTTAATGGAAGAAATTTCTTTGTTGTAATAAATACACTAGCTGAAATTGTTactaaaattgaaaaaaatattgtaaaagatgttaatatacatatacttattaatttaagaaatataataatcgACACTTTTTActtatttaaatatgtttttaataATCGAGAATTTTCATTAAGTCTTATCGAAAACCTTTACAGAAATGTTCTCAATTTTAACGACACAATTAATTCATTCTTTTCTGATGATGTTAATTTTTATCCAAAAGAACAAATAAAAGATTTGTACACACACATAAGACATAAATTTACTAGCCAAAATGTCTTAAACTAGTTACATTCAACATGTCTTACCATTATTACTTTATCTCATCTTTTATCACATATgttttgtattatatttttatgaggTCTCTCATTATAGCACATACTTTCGAATTAGACCCAAACCCATTGACTtgcacacacacacacacacaaataaacaataaatatgtatatactatCTTGTGTGAAcaatttttaacattttaattttttaacttacatttttttacgttaatcttttataaattattatgtagcCTTAGTTATTTCATTTCATGAAATACTTTGTCATATACCTTAtttgtatgtatattttattttttatttttattttattttttattttatttttatttttatttttatttttttgttcttatatatatcatcaaaaaaatctacttaaaaaatatatgtacttaTATTTAAGTgcctatatatacatatgtatatttagaagacttgtatatatttaatacaaACACATATTTGTAAAAACTTGTTAAGTTTTAAAATACATTAATTTGGAACAAAGAAAGGGAAACGCTCTTACGCATTGCTCTTTTGAAAAGCGAATGTAGCAGTTTAAGTATGCagatatataatgaaatatggacaaaaatataattgaataaaaaatcaagtactatatataacatatatttatatatatgcacatataagaaaagaaaaaaaaatatatatataatatatatacataatatatatacataatatatatataatatataagtaGAAATCGTTaacatcatatttttttaactacTATCAAGTATATAGGCATAATGCATTTCCTAAAAGTATAGGTTATTTTTTGTggacatttttattttctgtaATACAAAAAAGCTTTATTTATCGTACATGttgttcatattatatagccataaaattgtttaaatataattataagttttttaGGCAattcaataataataaaatatataccagtattttttttaatatgacATTTCAATTATAATAGTGCTGaataatatatctttaatatttttaatatttattaatttttaatatttttattttttgccattttttatatagtagGTCCTTGATATACGAATGAACATGCACACATTTATTATGTATGCTATATATCCTTGCAACaaaaacaattattatatttatttattttatgataacaaataaatgcttataaaaaacttttttttgtcattatTGTATAAAAATCTTCAAAAGAAATTTCTCCTTCACCTTTTGAATCAGCACGATCAATCATATCTCTTAATTCTTCATCAGTTAATGTTTCTCCTAATTCTTTTGCAActctttttaaattttttaaagaaataGATCCTGTCTTATCATCATCAAAAAGATTAAATATTCTTTGAATTCCTTCTCTTGTATCTTTATTTCcctattaaaaaaaatacacacacacacaaaTATATGCACTGTAATATCcattaacatatttatagcTTTCTTATTTTGTTGTATTACCAATTTGGAAGTTATAACTTCCATAAATTCTTCAAAATCAATTGATGAATAACCGTCTTTTTCCAAATCTGCTATCATTCTAAATATCATAGGATTCTTTACATCCAATCCTAAACTTTGCATAGcacattttatttcttttggATCAATTGTTCCtgtgttttaaaaaaaaaaaaaaaaaaaaaaatatttagctagctaaaaacaattttttaaatacagCGAAAATTGGCtatattatttcatatattgataaataatatttatataccaGTTCCATCAGTATCCAATAAATTAAAAGCTTCTCTTATTTCCTCAATTTCATCTTCAGTAAAACCTGGGCGTTCTGTAAAACTTTTTTCGTATCTTCTTCTTATAGACGTATTTTCTGTCATTACTCtatatatagtaaaaaaaaaaaagttaaataaatatgtgtattaatctattttctttattaagtAATACAATTTTGTTGAATATATGTGTGTACACATATGTGTGCACtgttaaatatgtatatatataattaggTTCAATATCaattcaattatttttttcacattaatttttttcacaattatttttttcacaattatTTTTACCCTTCTATAAatgtattttataatataaaggAAAAGAGAGGTATAACAAGACTgggaaatatataatttctttatctatttatatttattatttaacaGAATGATATACAATTCATATAtccataatatattttagtaataacTACAATTTTTCGATTTCGTGTATTattcctttttattatttataaatattatattagtccaattttttttttattttgcaaAAATTTGGAAATATTTCGAAAATTTTAGAAATAATTTGAAACGTTTTGAAATGTTTCGTAAATTTagcaatttttataaaattactattttatcaaattaaaaacaatttctctaaaaaaaaataaataataaattaacgTATATTGTCCCCTTCAAAATACAGtactaaataatatatatatatatacattgcatagataaatatattatatcattTCCATATagtaaatgaatatatatatatgcatactcGGATGCGACAAATTATAATCTCTATTTTTTGGTCATCACTTGTaataatgttaaaaataataaaaaaaaaaatataatttatctttataacattttttatgaatattttttttgaggGTGTGACATATTTTACCAttcaataatttaaaaaaacattgcatattttcaaaaacaaaaaaggcggaaaatatattatataaatatgtgtatattttcAGCACTCACACATTATACCAATTTTTTAGCATATCAAAGTTAAAATTGTTTCaccttattttatttcaccttattttatttcaccttattttatttcaccttattttatttcaccttattttattttatgaatttaaTTATGTATGATCAATGCATTGCTGTAGTAATATAAACATTCTTTTCAATATccccaaaaaaattaatgaaaattttatattacacTTATCTATTTCATCTTGTagggaaaatattttttttattaatttgcgtctttgcatttttattaattgcgcttaaaaatattttgttcaaACCATTTCTATAAGGTGTAAGTTTTCGAAAACCATTAATGATATATTACAAACATGTCTTTAtggttattttatttaaacagaccacaaaaacaaaaaaatataaaataaagaaaagaaaagaaTATAAACAATTTCGTTTCTTTCTTAGTTGTGTGTgcacatatatgtatgtatccATTAAGTCCACATTTATTTCTCAATACgatttattattaatcaGAACAGGTTAAgctatatacatatatgctAAGTGCATAATTTAAAGCACACACCCTTTTTACCTAACtcctaatatatataataaaaaaaaacatgtatATCTTAAAAGGAAATCCTgtcaaatttatattttaaatattatcacGTAGTAAATAACTTATACCATTTTgcatgattaaaaaaaaaaaaaaaaaacggtGACAAATCTGTCCATAAATTTGGATATGCAAAATGCCACAATTCACATATTTacaaattatacaaaaaaaaaaggatgaAAAGACAAAGAAATATCAAAAtcgaaattttaaaaattaaaaaaaattaaataaattatactaCACAAATGTGGTTATTATGTGTGCCTAAAAAGCTTAAATATCTAGGGCATTCAAATATATAGCCtgcaaaaatataaaatgaaatatatatatataccacATAAATATACTACTACTATTAGTTTAAATAAATGCAATAATACAAAGGATTGTAcacatataatacatatttatgaatatttaaaaatttgtcAAAATGTTTAATCATACTTCCTTAATTAAATAAGTTATTTCTGAAACGtctttgcatttttttatattcccATTTATgtatgataataaatttttgtcAGGCGGATTTATTTCCACATGCACATTGTCAGACTGAATGTTATTCACACGAAATTGTGTCGTTCTACGTATTgtctgaaaaaaaaaaaaaaaaaaaaaaaaaattaaaaatagttcttaaaatataaccATAAATTTGAACAAAATTGAGCTTACTTTAAAttctaaaataataaaattatcagTTCTTTGCACAATTTTTAAAGGAGACAATTGTgtagtttttatatttctttcaAGAGCTTTTATGctaaaaagtaaaataaataaacaagttacatatatgtgtgtgcataaatatattagttcctatataaaaataacatgaacatacataaaaaaataatgtatgcttatttatataaatttgaaatttattttttcattgttTTTACTTTTCTTCTAATAATTTAATCCTTTCTTTGCAATCTAAATTATCTGAAAAATTTATGTCGATTtcttttctcttttttttcatatatgtaTCATATTTCTCAATCTTTTCAGTAATCTAcaaatattttgtatttgaaaaaggaaaaaaaaaaaatatattcacatgcatgttcatatttatatacacacTTAGCTAGCtattacataaattttaCCTTGttaatatcttttttta
Protein-coding regions in this window:
- a CDS encoding centrin-2, putative; amino-acid sequence: MTENTSIRRRYEKSFTERPGFTEDEIEEIREAFNLLDTDGTGTIDPKEIKCAMQSLGLDVKNPMIFRMIADLEKDGYSSIDFEEFMEVITSKLGNKDTREGIQRIFNLFDDDKTGSISLKNLKRVAKELGETLTDEELRDMIDRADSKGEGEISFEDFYTIMTKKSFL